The stretch of DNA GGAAAAAAGGAGGAGTAGCCATCTTAATAAACACATCTTTGCCTTACAAAGTTATCTCCCCTGGATGGGACGTGTAGGGGAGGGTGGTACAATGCCTTGTCAGAATATATAATGAGGAATTAACAATATATAATATCTATGGCCCAAATGAATATGATCAAAATTTTGTCCAAACTGTGACTGATGCTATACTCACTGGAAAAGACAGGAATTTGATAGTAGGAGAGGATTTTAATTAGGTAATGGATCCATTTACATATGAAATGGAGAGAAATACCAATGGAAGCCAAAGGAAACCCGCTAATTAAGGGTACGCGGGCTACTTGGAGAATATTGAGAAAACAATCTGGGCTTTCATATACTTGCTCAAAATTTGTAACTATAAAAGGGAATGTAAAGTTTCTCCCGGGAAAGATGCGGGTTTCTTTTCCCGATATGGAGAGACAAGGGGATTAGAACTCTGGGCCAGTTGGTGGATGTGAACAATGGTATGTTCTTGACGTTCCAAGAACAGAAAGAACAAAAATGGGACTGTCTCAAAACACATCACTTCCCTTACATACAAGTAAAGCATTATTGCAAGAGTATGGAAAGCTATAAATCAGATCTATTGGGAATAGATCTAATAGTACCAAATATTCTATCTCAGATTGATATGATTGAattagggacaaggactatggGAAGGATCCAAGAAAAATGTTCACTagatggggaaaaaaaatcccAGGAATTGAAGGAGTTGACCTGTTACTCAAAGGGTTAACTCGGGTTAGGAAAATAATCATTTCCGAGGAGTGGAGAGAGATGCAATATAGGATACTGCATAGGGCCTATTATGCGTTTGATACCAATTATAAGGAGttagataaatataaaaataagtgCCCCAAGTGCTCCCAGGAGAGAGCAGATTTAAAACACTGTTTGTGGGTTTGTCTggttatttctgatttttgggataaagTTCTGCAGTATATACAAGAAGTTATTGGGGTAACTACAATAAAAGAGCCCTTAGCCTTGCTGTTTGGAAATATGGAAAGTTGGAAACAGGTCAATGTAAGGAACAATGTCCCAAGGCTAGCAGAGATTGTCTTGCTAGCAGCAAGGAAAACAGTGATGGTGAAATGGATAAAGCCTGAACCCTCGAACTTGGATATGTTAAACGTTTATCTGAATAAattgatgattatgatgatggaCAAATTAGAAGCCGAGATAAATAAAGAAGAACCGagaatttttttaaaaacgggaaaAGTTTATTGATACTATGTCACAACAAGATCGGGATTCAATCATCCAGACATTTGAGCATTCCTCTTGGGGTCTCCTCAGACAGATTGCGATGGGTCAGATAATTTTGCCCTTGAGGAAATATGATAGTAAATTGTTGATGGGGGAAGTAGTAAATGGGGAATCTTATGCCAGATTCTGTTTGGAGGATGTGTGGAGATAGCTTTGATGTTAAGCTTTGAAAATTCTAttatctgtttttttcttttaattattatttgtgttattgtgttgaattttgaaattataagtatgatgagcaatactaaaaacaattttgtgtaaaagtacttttttctgtgtttcttgtaatttgtatatttttattattatacatttttcctgtattgtaatgttgtttaatgtttgtaaaccccccaaaaaaactatttaaaaaaaaaaaatcaaataaagtatattcggggacaatacaaggagttttcaaaataactattcatcccaaggcaaGTACAAATGACACGGGGTTataccttaggcctgggacatagtaagcacttaggtgctgctgctcgctcttgcttgctaccgctcgctctaccaggagctttttgctgtcctggcagaggagacagcaagcgcgcttgggaggcgggtatcactgtgtgtgtgtcacttggtagctgtcagtgtgtgtgtgtgtgtgtgtgtgtgtgtgtgtgtgtgtgtgtgtgtgtgtgtgtgtgtgtgtgtgtgtgtgtgtgtgtgtgtgtgtgtgtgtgtgtcacttggtagctgtcagtgtgtgtgtgtgtgtgtgtgtgtgtgtgtgtgatataatattttaaaaattaaaaaaaacgacgtgagaataaattatttattaacattgtgcaactttgataaatatattcacgcacacacgcacgcgcaccacacagacatacacacacacacacaacccccccccccccccccctctgtgcttataatgccggaccggctgcagacccactggatgggagcggtcacgtgaccgctcctccgctttcccgagcggcaaatttcaaatttgcctgtctcggggaagtttctcagcctcagcacgcatcagcaagcatacggagggagaaactatagccgcactgataacagatgcaggggctttgtgcatctgttcagcgacGCTGAGTCCACTATGTCCTGGGCTTTAAGGTTggatgaaaggagatttcacggcaacaaaggaaagggttctttacagtaagggcagttaaaatgtggaattcattacccatggagactgtgatggcagatacaatacatatctccaacaggtcaggttttacagatatcccagcttcagcacaggtggcttaatgtTTTATGTATTAATATCAGCTTCAGACCTTTGAGTCTGATTCTATTATTATGTATAAAATGTAGTATAAAACATTGCcatttcaaatgtttttattatattaattaaTATGTCATTGATATTTGTTTATACGTTGAAAGTAATTTTCAAATTGATGGGCTAATTGGACCTGCTATATACATATGGAGACAAAGAGTAGATTAACATCACCCCTGAGGATGTCAtagcgaaacgcatagggttaatTCCCTGGACATTTCGAAAAACTGCCTGAATGACGAGATAAGCACCGCATGAGACGCGTCTCCCAGTGACGTCACAATTTGGAGCCAGACGAGGCGACACGAGGAGCCGCCTCCTTGCGGAAGCAGTGCTGTGTTTGCCGTGCTGGGTTCCCAGAAAGCGCTTATTATTTCCACCAGATTGCGAGTGAGATTTTAAATGTGAATACTCCATTTTTACATTGAATCTAAACTATGTTCTTTCTCTATATTTGAGGTGTGAATTGAGAGGACgcagagaaaaggaaaaaaaatacagaTACCAGACCAGGAATCCCACTTGTGGGTACATGATTAAAGACAAATGGTGAATTTGTAAGTGTAACACGTACCGTATACCCACTGTTTCTTTAACATATTGGAACAGATGACACTATTGTAATAATAGACATCTTTATGGTGTACGTATCCGTTGGTTATTTTCGTACAGTACCTTCTAAGTAATGGATAGTGGCCCCCTCTCCAGCTGTCTGGTTTATACCAGTTAAGTGTGTGTGCAACATACACACGCGCTGAAACCCTAAGCAAGGAGAAAATACTTTAAATGTAAACCACAATAAATAATTCAACTTCAAATGAAGaaatgtggtaaaaaaaaaaaaagaaaaaaaaaacatttctcccTCTTTCCGTGCTTGTATCCAGCCACATTGCAATAATTACTATATTGTTTCTTGTTAATCCCTAAAAGGTGCTGGAACTcaggtcccccctcccctctgatttaaaaaaaaatctattaaaaaaaatatgcccCTAATTCATATTTTATGGGCTCATGTTTGTCACGTTCCCTTCACCCGTAGTCCACCCACTCCCCGTCAGAAGGGAGGGCACCTGTGTGACGTCCTGCTCAAGAGACACTAGGAGGTGGAGGTAATCCAGCCTTTGCTTCTGCTTTATACTAAAATATACTCAAGGATGCAAATCCTCCAATCCCCCAGACTGAACCCCTGAAACGTACAGGGGACggccccacaatgcattgcaggtctcTGCAGGGCACGTTGCTGCCCTTAACTGATTCTGGTCCCGAAGCGGGACGGCACCTTTAAAAGGGCTCTTCCGCTCTGGTTTATGGAGATGTGATTCCTAGCATGGCAGGGACGCTTGTAGCCTGGGGGCAggataagggagggaggggagagggaaagaaacAGCCTGGATGGATTTCAGGCTGTGCAGTCACAGCTGGACAGAGGTTATCTGAGGGCAGTGTGTggtggactgtgtgtgtgtgtgccaccctGCAGGGAGGCCGACTTGTTGGCCATAGGTCCCCTTCTTTGTGTGTCACTCCGAGGTAGGAGGGGTAGAGTCAGTGGGTCAGAGGCCTGTTCTATTAACGGTCATGGTATAGTAGGAAGGATAATGCATATGATGAGCTGTGACTGTCACACTGCAGCGAGAAGGGCAGACTCAATGTAGCATATGCCCCTTCTGCCTGTCGCTGTCTGTGCTATCTTGCACTTGGAAAGAGCCTCAGTGACAAACTGTAGATCTTCTCTTTGTGTGTCAGCCTGCAGTAAGGACAGACTTGGTGGGCCATTGTTCCCTTCTCTATCACCATACAGTAGGAGGGACACAGTCACTGTATCACTTCCCCAGTAAGAGGGACATACATAGTGGGATATAGGTAGGTCCCTTCTGGTCTGTGTCATTATGCAACCTTGCAATTGGAGGAATAAACCCAATAAGAGCATaagttcccttctgtctgtgtcactctgtagTAAGAGGGACATTGTCTGTGTCACTGCAGTAGAGCTGTAACAGAAGTTATCTAAATGTTATGGTATGGGGGGGTTCAAATGACCACTACTTTATTATTGACGGGTCcatagtaccactactttttattacACACTTCAGGGGTTATTTATAAAAACTGTGATAGAGTCTTAAGGAAACTTCCATTAACTTGATCGGCGTTATAGCAGTTTAATGAAGACCCTTTTTGTCtgtgtcacagtcacacagcagtAGGAGGGACATAGGGAACTGAACATAGTTGTCTTCAGTCTGTGAAAATAATCTGAATACATTGTATTAGAAGGACTGACAGGAGAGGCTAGTACTGCCGCTGCCCACAGTCTCTCTGTGTGAAGGGTTTATTAGGGCAAAAGTATTGGGAGGTGgcatctcctcccctccattcACTGGATTtatagcttcccccccccccccccctcaagaaatgaaaacgagaggtaactcaatgtattacagtagaggcaactcttattcgaacaaaaaccagtggcaattccccaaaaaacccaggaaacacccaggtacattctgaatacatgccttaaactttccttaaactagccccagcatttctgcattgattaatggcctatcagattaacagcgggggtccctggcagtcccattcaaactgaattggactgccagggatccctgctgtgttaatcctatgggtcgttagtcaatgcagaaatgccttaaacgtgcctcaaactagcccagcacatacccagaatgtaacccggctagtttacggcaaatgttagaataaacgttgcctctactgtacttcctggtaaaacatttttataaataatatgagttatagggtgcggttatacggagtaataggagaagttatagggagaggttatacagAGTACTAGGCGTTCTAATGAGCAATAGGACAAGGTGATGCACATAACAATTGGATGCATTTTCCATATCTATTATTGCCATTTTACTCTATTTTTGGTGCATTAGTATAAACTGCCAGATATTTACAAAGGTGACATTAACACGTCTCCTAAAGAGATCAACACATACTGAATAGCACACATTGCATGAACTTCATATATAGCCCAGGAGGAGGCTCTGCTTACAACACAAACAGATATTGGCTAAGAGTTATACTGTGTTCAGATAGTGCCATGTAGTGGTATGTATAGATTCCTGCACTACCAACCCTTCGGAATAGCAGTTTGTGGCTGTaaattggactacagtatgtacagttctATACTCCTTAGTCAcactataaaaatataaaagtattattatttaaaaagacAGATGGGGAAAATTCCTCTGCCACATGCAAGAGCAGCCAGCGTGAGGAAACCACTGTAGAGACCTCTACCTGCACATTTTATGCCGTGCTCCTCAGCTTTAAATCTCCCCACCTAAGAAGCAAGgtcaggaggggagagaaatattcCTTTGGCCTCTGGGTTTGTTAGGCTCTACCACTTTTTTATTTCGTCACAGAACCGCCAAGGAAAGAAAGCATGGAATCCCTGGCAGGTGGCGCTATTTAACCTGgaccaaaatctactgttggaaACAATTGACATCTCCCTACTATACAAAATGTACTGAAGACAATGGAGATCAGTTAATGCATGGTTTATTGTTAAAAACTGttgacagtgaaagggttaataatcCCCAGTGCCAACAAGCATCATACATGATTTTCAATCCAAGTCAAACCATAACACCTTCTTTCAGAAGTTGTTTCATCATTTGTGTTTCGTTGCATCAccagtttaaaaatatatattttcagctgataataaaaaaaagaagttaTTTAATAATCATACTGTAGTTTTTTTGCTGTATGAGTACCCCCCCCATGGGCCACTTAAATATAGCAGCAACAATAATTAGCATCTTCGATTACTCACTGGATTGTTTGCAAAAATAtagatttataaaaaaataaagcttTTATGAAGGATTGTACTTTTAGACTCAAATCCACAAAAGGGTGTctaagcgttagcacacctttacgCCGAAGCATATGAATGGGGgctgaggcgtgctaaagcttagcacccttttgtggatctgggcgtTAATATTCAGCCAGCTTCGGTTCACTCCAATTTGCAAATTCAGTCGGGTGTTTAAGGAAAGATGTACACAGAGGCGCACCGGAAGTAAAAGCATCATTTATACCAACTAAAAAAAAAGGacataaaacaacaaaaacaGTGGATGGAGACAGTTAAAGGAGAAAAAGTCCTGTTCTTTGTAAGGACACCTTAGGGATCTTCACGATACACCTCCGCTGTGAGATGTGACCTCTGCGTACTTCTTTTCTTTTGAGATCCCCTGGGATGGATTTTTATGGTGAGGTGGAGCATCCCCGAAAAGGAAGGTGATCCAGGCACACGGACGTCTCAAGAAGTAGTTTAATTCAGCTAAGAAACCAATGTTGACTGCCACGctgtctttgtcaaggtgagggcaTCCCAACACAGCAAGGTAGGAGTGGGTGTGTAACACTGCTGGGGGCACAGCCAACAGATTTTGTTAAACCATTTGCTGCCAAAGGGGAAAACCGGGGCTACAAAGTTCCAGAATGCTTATGAAACAGATTGAACACTGACCTGGGTTGCTGCACCTTTGGGTGCTGCCTACAATTATATATTAACCATTTTGCTACTAGCGGGGCCTGCAACATTACAAGACGACACAAGTTCTGCATTTATATATTGCAATATTGCTGAAAAGAAGACACGCTGTGCACTTACCGCCTCTGCTGCCAGAGAGCCCTGCAATCTATTGCAGGCCTCACTGGCGGGGGAGGGGTTAATAATTGCAGGATTATGCTTTGTTAAGTTTATGGGTAAATGGTCGCGCTCTGCAGATCTCCCACTGGTCAAGTTATTAATGGAGGGACGCTCTGCAGAGCTCTGTCCCCAATTAGGGAGGGACGCTCTGCAAGTCTCTGTTCCCAGTCAGCGAGTGatactctagagcaggggtgcgcaaactgagggacACAAGATTTTGCAggagggggcgcggcggttacagaggccccacgctcttccccaaggcatttaaaaattaaatgccgggggaggagtGAGGCCTCTttaacttctcttacctgcttTCAGTCGGCTCTTCGGTGccaggtcacgtgatgtcacatgatctgcggcgtcatttgacgacggGTTCTAGGACAGGGGGCCGCGCAAGCGCTTGGACTGCCAGGCAGGGGCGCACAGCTGAGAAAtgttgcgcacccctgcagtcTATAGCCTCGTGCTGTATAGCTGGTGCAGCTGCTCCCCCCAGCTCTCTGCATCCTTGTGCGCCTCACAGCAGAGCTTCCAGCTGAGCGGGACCTGCTCCTCCCCGTGGTAAGCCCCAGCGATCGCTCCGGCCATGGTAGCGATGGTGTCGGTGTCTCCCCCCAACGAGATGCAGAAGGCGATGGTGCGCTGCAGGCTGTTGTATTGGGAGGGCAGCTCTGCCACGGGATCCATGCAGCGGAGGAACGCGTAGATAGCGGTGGGGACGGATTCTAGGGCAGCGATGCCGTTACCTGGAGGTAGAAGGGGAACAACAAGCAGGGTCATATTACAAAGCCCTGGATATAGCCACTGTATGCATTAGAGAGGTGCCCTATGGGGTAACAGTAAGGTCTTGGAAAAGGCAGCACCTGTTCTAAATAGCAGTATCAGATCGGTGTGACCTTGGTCTTGTCACTTCAGCTCTGTGCGCTACGGGCAGTaactattagattgtaagctcctggaGGCAGGGCTTTAAATTCTACCACAGAAAAGTTTGTCAGCACTAAAtaaagagtgagtgtgtgtaacatcaaaatGACTTAATTGGATACATCAGTAACAATTTCACCCAAAGGGGCATGTGGCACATTGCAAACAGTTGTcatatagccccccccccccctgctgtcagTGCCCCCTCCCCAGCAGGGAAAGTGTAGCTCTGATGTCACCAAGTAGCTTTTCCCTTGTATCTTTGCATCAGATGTTCCTACAGTTAAAAAAAACTCACCCAGTTCAGCCACCACATCATTCCGTGACACATGGCCTCTCTCTAAAAACTCTCTTATCTTCTTCAGGCGACTGCAGTAGGGGAACTCTTCCAGTTCCAGTCTGTAAGGAGAACTGTGATATTAACCACTGACAATGATCTCACCAATCTGATTTGCCCACGGAGAACTTAACACACAATATGTCCTGCTCATTCACTGTGCGTGACGTATATTAGAGATGCAATCCTACcatttaaggaaaaggtggaatctataCGTCAGaccatcccctctgtttcctcctcccatcctacactgcttcccaactctcctcctgccttcctggactctttccgctgtctcagaggaggatgtgtcactgctgatctcctcttctccctctaccacctgccctcttgaccccattccctcccatctcctaaaacctcttgttcctactataacccctacgctcacacacatttttaactcctccctctactctggtacctttccctcctccttcaaacatgcaacagctaTACCATTacacaaaaacagcaagcttgaccataCCTGTCTCTCTATCGACCtgtttccctcctgccttttgtctctaaactccttgaacgtcttgtattctctcgcttgttctactttctcaacacctattctctcctagaccctctacaatctggcttccgcactgctcacacgactgaaacagccctcactaaaataactaatgacctccatgctgccaaagacagaggtcattacactctgctcatattactcgacctctctgcagcatttgacactgtggtattcgaagctctatcctggatctccccttacctctcccatcgtactttcagtgtctcttctgctaacacgtcctcctcctctatcgatctctgtgggggtaccccagggctctgtcctgggacctcttctcttttcactgtacacactttctctaggtgacctaatcgcatctcttgggtttaaatatcacctctatgctgacgacactcaAATTTacctttctacccctgaccttacacctgctttacagaccaaagtttctgaatgtctcactTCAATATCACCCTAGATGGCCCTACACcgacaaacttaacatggcaaaaaccgagctcctcataccccccaaacctggccctacaacctccttcctaggggtcacactctactcctctctcacattttcctctcacattcaaaacgtttctaaaacccatcatttttcctctgcaatattacaaagatatgccctttcctctgttgttcgactgctacaACTCTGACACAGCCCCTCATTCTCtaccgtctcgattactgcaacctcctgctgtccggccttcctgcctctcacctgtctaacctacaatctatcctaaacgctgctgccagaatcattctactctttcctaaatctatctcagcgtctctcctTTTGAAATCActttggcttcctatcaaatcccgcatctcacactcaactctcctgctcacttttaacgctttacactcttctgctcctccttacatcgcagccctaatttctcgctatgctccatcccaacttttgcgttctgctcaaggatgtcttctctctaccccctttgtatctaaagccctctcctgccttaaacctttttcaatgattgccccacacctctggaatgcccttctcatcaatacccaactagcacccttcTCTATCCATCTTAAGACACCctttcttaaagaagcatacgagtagcaccgtggataatactagacatatgatacaaagcttggccccctgcagatgcaattaccagaatgccctcctactgtctctgtacgttctcccgacctaccaattagattgtaagctcttcggagcagggactcctcttccgaaatgttacttttatgtctgaagcagttattcccatgatctatttgttatttatatgtttgtcacgtgtattactactgaagcgctatgtacacaaatagcgctatataaagacatacatacatctctAGTTTTGAAGACGACACAAAAGAAGCAAAGCAGTTTGTAAATGCAGCAAAAAGTACACGGCCACCAAAAATTGCTTGATTTATTCTTGGGAGACCAAAGCTGCATCCTATCATGTATTTGAGATTAGACAACTGCATTAAAAACGGCCGTCATACTCAACACAGCTTCATAGGGCAAGTATTTCATGGTAATGCCCTTTCAAGCCATATAGGTTGAAGTGAATGAGCCTGATGGTGTACGGAGGCTTTGTGACATTTACGAAACCTGGGTCATATTATTTATTAACTTGAGCGGTGTTTGTCTCTTTACCGTATGTTTCAATCACAGACTATCAGCTTATCTAGAGGAGGGTGATCATTACGCTACTCACTCCCGGGCGTCAGAACGGGACTTCTCGTCTGCTTCCACATCGTGCATGTGAGAGAGaaggtgctgcaggaacgtctccCGACTCTGCTCCCCCTGTAGGGCGAAGTGCACAGCCAGGGCCTGCAGGATTGCCCCATTGTACCCAAGAGAGGAGGCGTGAGTCAGCTCTCCGCTGGTCTTGGCGTACTGCtcacagagagacaaagaggcAACTGTAACTACCGAGAAGACAAGGGCTAATTTCCCTGCCTTTCCCTCTGCATGAAAGATAGATGGGACCTATGTCCAGTGAATCAGTTACTTTTACCACATGGTGACAGGGACACAAGATACCTACGGCCCACGGTTCTGTTCAGTCATGATGACACATGCACCTGGGCCTTAAGGGCAACTGAATGTGCTCCTTTAATGCATGGTGACAAAGTGATACATATTGCATGGTCCAATGGCCCACTAAGTCTCATAC from Ascaphus truei isolate aAscTru1 chromosome 6, aAscTru1.hap1, whole genome shotgun sequence encodes:
- the ADPRS gene encoding ADP-ribosylhydrolase ARH3 isoform X1 — translated: MSAGAGRLPAAVSRFRGSLLGALLGDCLGAVFEGQTSVSNRWLCEYLGTVEKGDKQEGDFTKLAVDDVSAFSLLLASLLEALTYTDDTAMARSVVQSVLANPEFNAEDLANRFTDEYNNDPDRGYGMAVVHVFEKVASGEYRSVFTPAKEQFDGKGSYGNGAAMRVVGIPLAYPGLQDIIRYAKTSGELTHASSLGYNGAILQALAVHFALQGEQSRETFLQHLLSHMHDVEADEKSRSDARELELEEFPYCSRLKKIREFLERGHVSRNDVVAELGNGIAALESVPTAIYAFLRCMDPVAELPSQYNSLQRTIAFCISLGGDTDTIATMAGAIAGAYHGEEQVPLSWKLCCEAHKDAESWGEQLHQLYSTRL
- the ADPRS gene encoding ADP-ribosylhydrolase ARH3 isoform X2 yields the protein MSAGAGRLPAAVSRFRGSLLGALLGDCLGAVFEGQTSVSNRWLCEYLGTVEKGDKQEGALTYTDDTAMARSVVQSVLANPEFNAEDLANRFTDEYNNDPDRGYGMAVVHVFEKVASGEYRSVFTPAKEQFDGKGSYGNGAAMRVVGIPLAYPGLQDIIRYAKTSGELTHASSLGYNGAILQALAVHFALQGEQSRETFLQHLLSHMHDVEADEKSRSDARELELEEFPYCSRLKKIREFLERGHVSRNDVVAELGNGIAALESVPTAIYAFLRCMDPVAELPSQYNSLQRTIAFCISLGGDTDTIATMAGAIAGAYHGEEQVPLSWKLCCEAHKDAESWGEQLHQLYSTRL